Proteins from a single region of Oncorhynchus keta strain PuntledgeMale-10-30-2019 chromosome 20, Oket_V2, whole genome shotgun sequence:
- the LOC118399498 gene encoding NF-kappa-B inhibitor-interacting Ras-like protein 1 — protein sequence MGKGCKVVVCGLASVGKTAILEQLLYGNHAIGSESTETQEDVYVASVETDRGVKEQLRLYDTRGLHDGLDLPKHYYSVADGFVLVYSVDSLESFKKVDVLKKEIDKSRDKKEVMVIVLGNKTDLRELRQVEHEAAQQWARGEKVKLWEVSVTQRNSLIEPFTMLTSRLTQPQSKSAFPLPGRKSKGTTSNDI from the exons ATGGGGAAAGGCTGCAAAGTTGTGGTGTGTGGTTTGGCATCTGTAGGAAAAACAGCCATCCTTGAACAGCTGTTATATGGTAATCACGCAATTG GTTCAGAGTCCACTGAGACCCAGGAGGATGTGTATGTGGCGTCGGTGGAGACAGACCGCGGTGTGAAGGAACAGTTACGTCTCTATGACACCAGGGGGCTCCACGACGGCCTGGACCTTCCCAAGCACTACTACTCGGTGGCAGACGGCTTTGTGCTGGTCTACAGCGTGGACAGCCTGGAGTCCTTCAAGAAGGTGGATGTCCTCAAGAAGGAGATAGACAAATCCAGAGACAAGAAAGAG GTGATGGTGATCGTGCTAGGGAACAAGACGGACCTGCGTGAGCTTCGCCAGGTGGAGCACGAGGCAGCGCAGCAGTGGGCGCGGGGGGAGAAGGTCAAGCTCTGGGAGGTCAGCGTCACACAGAGGAACTCTCTCATTGAACCCTTCACTATGCTCACCAGCCGCCTCACACAGCCTCAGAGCAAGTCTGCCTTCCCTCTTCCAGGACGCAAGAGCAAGGGCACGACGTCCAACGACATCTGA
- the LOC118399497 gene encoding 60S ribosomal protein L15, translated as MGAYKYMQELWRKKQSDVMRFLLRVRCWQYRQLSGLHRAPRPTRPDKARRLGYKCKQGYVIYRVRVRRGGRKRPVPKGATYGKPVHHGVNQIKFARSLQSTAEERAGRHCGGLRVLASYWVGEDSTYKFFEVILIDTFHKAIRRNPDTQWITRPVHKHREMRGLTSAGKKSRGLGKGHKFHLTMGGSRRAAWKRRNTLQLHRYR; from the exons ATGGGAGCGTACAAATATATGCAAGAGCTATGGCGCAAGAAGCAGTCCGACGTGATGCGCTTTCTCCTGCGCGTCCGATGCTGGCAGTACCGTCAGCTCTCCGGTCTCCACCGTGCGCCTAGACCCACCAGACCAGACAAGGCCCGCAGACTGGGGTACAAGTGCAAACAAG GCTACGTCATCTACCGTGTCCGCGTTCGCCGTGGAGGCCGCAAGCGCCCCGTGCCCAAGGGTGCCACCTACGGCAAGCCTGTCCACCATGGTGTTAACCAGATCAAGTTTGCCCGCAGCCTCCAGTCCACTGCTGAG GAGCGTGCTGGCCGTCACTGTGGAGGCCTGAGGGTGCTGGCCTCCTACTGGGTAGGAGAGGACTCCACCTACAAGTTCTTCGAGGTGATCCTGATTGACACCTTCCACAAGGCTATCAGACGCAACCCCGACACCCAATGGATCACCAGGCCCGTGCACAAGCACAGGGAGATGCGTGGCCTGACGTCTGCAGGCAAGAAGAGCCGTGGCCTGGGCAAGGGCCACAAGTTCCACCTGACCATGGGTGGTTCCCGCCGGGCAGCCTGGAAGAGACGCAATACCCTGCAGCTTCACCGCTACCGCTAG